The Methyloprofundus sedimenti genome includes the window TTTCAGGCATATACTCCAGCATAACCAAACGCAAAAAACACAGGATCAATGCCTCATGCTCTAGCAAATGGGCCGACTTTTTTTTAATGGCACTGGCGTTAGCCCTTGCTTCAATATAGTAATAATATTGGGGTTATCATAGCCCATTTCCTGGGAAATCAGCTTTTGTGTTTTTCCTGAATGCGCGATAGCATCAGTTAAATATTCGGCGACAGTTTTACGTTCAATAAATTTTGATGACATATATTTTCTCCTTCATAATTAAAATTAATGTCACTACTTACTATAAGTAGTCTGTTTGTTAATTTTCGGGAAAAAATTAATTATCTTTAGGTAGCCTATAGGCAGTAAAATTCAGTTTTAACTGGTATTAAGACTTATGCTAAACATCTCAAAAGAAGACTTTCTGGCGAACAAATATCGCTGCTATGGTGAACAAAATCCTGACATCATGAATTCTCCATTTTGGAATTACATGGTGAAGAGCCGTGTATCTGTCTGGGAAGCATGCCAGCAGTTCGCAATGGATGGAGAGCGATTTAATGATGCAATATGGTGTTTTGATCGCTTTGGTAGCAGTGAAACAACACTGGCTGATGGCAGGAAGATTCTTATTGGCGGTGAACATGAAGATTTTTACGATGATGACTTCTGTATTTATAACGATGTAACTGTGTTTGATGGTGATAATAACTTCACCATTTATGGCTATCCCAAACATGTTTTTCCACCAACGGATTTTCATACAGCCACATTAGTGGATAACACAATCTATATTATTGGTGATCTTAGCTATAGGAGCGAGAGGTCTTTTACTGAAACACCCCTTTACGCACTCGACACTCTTTCTTTTAAAATCAAGGGCATCAAAACACAGGGAGACAAACCAGGCTGGATACATAATCATGAGGCGATTTATCTGGAAAAAGAAAACCTGATTTATCTTAGTGGCTGTCTGATTTCTTATCAGCGTGATGACAAAGAAATTCTCGCCGCCAATACCGGAGATTATTATCTTGATTTATCTCTGATGAAGTGGTCTCGGGTAAAAGTGAATCACCATATGTAAAATGATGCTTCTCGGCTACATGGCTAAAAAAGCCAGTTTAAAACCTGAACAACTAAAGAACGATCACATTATCGATATTTATTCTGTCAGTGCTTGCATATCAGCGGATTTTACTGGCTATGTTTGTTATTGATGTCATGGTTACTGCCGAATAATTAGAATATTCAGAGCGTCCTATATTTGGTCCATAAGAAACAAGAAGATATTTGATGTGCTCTAAGGATTTCTTACAGGCATAAAAAAAGCCCTTGTAAACAAGGGCCTTTCACTTATTCATGGCGGAGAGGCAGGGATTCGAACCCTGGGAGGGGATAAACCCTCAACGGTTTTCAAGACCGCCGCTTTCGGCCGCTCAGCCACCTCTCCGTAAGAGCTGGTATAATACGCAATTTTCAGCCAAATGGAAAGCATTTTATTAAGAAAATTTTGTTCCCAATTGTTTTAATTAATATTTCAAGGATTTAAAAATCTCTTGTTTTCTTATTCCCTGTCATTAGCTACCTATTTTTATTGTTCATTACTTGAGACGCGCCCCGTCTTATGCATTAAAGTGTTATAAACTTTAATGCATAAAATTGAAGATGCAAGAATCAAGGTAATAGCATTTGCATAGATAATAGCGACATCATCAAGATATATTCCATAAACAAGCCACAGCAAGACACCAATCGTAAAAGTAGCATACATGCCTAAAGAAAGTGACTCGGTGTCTCTTGTTTTTAGCGTCATGATTGCTTGTGGTAAAAAAGAAATAGTAGTGAGAGTTCCCGCCACATAACCTATAATTTTCGGCGTAATTGTCATTAGGACTTCATTTAACATGATATTTTATTCATTAATTACGTTCTCATCATTATTATTTCAAAGCTCAGTTGACTTCATCAGGCTTTAACAGATCTGATTATTTATCCCCTGCTCTGCGATTATATTCCTGATCCTCAACGACCTCTTTAACAAAATCATTTTTATTTTTAAGTGTTGGAAATAAATGCGACTTTTCCCAATAAAAACCCATCCATAAAACCGGGATAGCGAACAGCAGATCTATACCAAATGTAGTTTGCATAAGAATAGTCAGTGCAGCAGTACAAAATAATAAACCACCAATTAAATAAAATCGAACACCTAAAATAATACCGTTTAAAAACACTGTATGTGCCAGGATAATATGTATCACAATCCCCGCTTCACTCGCTTTAATAGTCTCTGCATGCCAACTTAGAAAAACCAATAAAACAGCGACAAAAGCACTCCCCCAATACAGAAATTGATAGCGATATAAATTTTTAATTGTATGACCTGTTGCACTTGCTTTCGTTTTTGCACTAAGGATGGAAAAGAAACAAAAAATTGGCGTCATTAATAGCCAGTAAAAAATCCCAGACCGATCAAATACTTCAAGAATGACCTCACCCAAAAAAATTAAAAAAACCATAGAAACAAACATAATCTCATTAATATAAATATGATTTAATGCTGCATCCATATTCCACTTAGCCTGTATTTTATCTTGCTCACTCATAACATCCCCTTCTGTTAAATGACTTTTGAAAATTGTTCGGTATTTGACTTTAAATAAGCATCAAATATCATACAAATATTCCGTATTAATAAGCGTCCGACTGCTAACACCTGAATCCCGTCATCATTCATGACCAACAGGCCATCATCCCGCATTATTTTCAAGGCGCTTAATTCCGAGGAGAAATAATGTTTAAAATCTATATTATAAATCCGTTCAATATCACTAAAAGACAAAGAAAAGTGACATATAAGCTGAGTAATCACTGCGCGACGCAACTGATCTTCAGCATTTAAAACGAAGCCTTTAAATACAGGTAATTCACCTTTGCTAATTAGCACATTATAAGCGGCTAGCTCTTTTACATTTTGCACATAACTATCTGCCACGCGCCCAATCGAGGTTATACCCAAGCCAATTAGATCACAATCTGAATGAGTCGAATAGCCCTGAAAATTTCGATATAACTTATTTTCTCTTTGCGCAATCGCCAATTCATCATCTGGTTTGGCAAAGTGATCCATACCTATATATACATAGCCTGCTTCCAGCAGGCGCCGAATAATCATTTGTAAAATATCCAGCTTCACTTCGGCGCTGGGCATATCTTTTTCGTTAATCTGACGCTGTGTTTTAAAGCGCGCAGGCAGATGCGCATAATTAAAAATTGAAAAACGATCCGGTGAAACACTTAAGATTTTATCCAAAGTCACAGAAAATGATGTGACAGTCTGCAAAGGCAAGCCATAAATCAAGTCGATGCTTGTAGAGCGAAAACCTTCTTTCCTTGCAGCCTCTAATACCGCAAACGTTTGTGCTTCTGACTGAATACGGTTCACTGCTTGCTGTACCGCCGGATCAAAATCCTGCACCCCTAGACTGATCCGGTTAAAGCCCAACTCTCTTAACTGACTAATAGTTTTATCATCCGTTGCACGCGGGTCAATTTCTATCGAATACTCACCCGTATCGTCTTCTTTAAGATTAAAATGCTGGCGAGCAGCCGCCATAAGGCGATGCATTTGTCCGTAATCTAAAAAGGTGGGCGTGCCGCCGCCCCAGTGCAACTGGTTAACTACGCGCTTACTATCAAATAGCGCGCCTTGTAGTTGAATTTCTTTAAATAAATTAGCCAGATAAGGTTCGGCATGCTCTCTGTTTTTAGTAATAATTTTATTACAGGCACAGTAATAACAGACGGTATCGCAAAAAGGAATATGAAAATACAGTGATAAAGGTCCGCCGCGTGCATTAGATAATGCAATTTGCTGTGTATAATCTTGCTCACTAAAGCCGTCATGTAGTTCTAAAGCAGTAGGGTAAGAGGTGTAACGTGGACCCGATTTATCGTATCGATTAATTAAGTCCAGGTTAAATTTTACTGATTGATCCATTGTATTTTTCTTCTTTGAAACTTTATATAAGTTTACCAGATTACGTACAAAACTCGGCTATTCCAAATATGGCTTTAAGTACCAGCAAGTTAAAGAATACGTCATTCCCGAAATCTTTTATCGGGAATCTGTGCTTAATTTAGGAGATTCCTGCTAAAAGCATACAGGAATGACGGAGTATAGCTGAGAGTTATGGGGAATCAGGTAAGTTTATTCCTGCGCAGAACGAGTTGGGTTGGGTAGGCTAAAGCCTACGCCCCAACATGCTTACAATTCACGTGTTGCACTGAATTTTATATCTGGCCAGCGCTCTTCTGTCAATTGCAAGTTAACACGACTAGACGCCAGATAAACTAAGTATCCGCCCCCATCTTTAGCTAAATTATCAAAAGCTTTTTTCTTAAATTCTTCAAATTTAGCGGGGTTGTCAGAGCTCACCCAACGGGCAGTGTTAATTGATACATTATCATAAACACATTCAACATTATATTCCGCTTTTAAGCGAAAAGCGGTTACATCAAACTGTAAAATCCCGACCGCTCCCAATATTAAGTCATTATTTTTTAAGGGCTTGAATAATTGTGTAGCCCCTT containing:
- the hemN gene encoding oxygen-independent coproporphyrinogen III oxidase, producing MDQSVKFNLDLINRYDKSGPRYTSYPTALELHDGFSEQDYTQQIALSNARGGPLSLYFHIPFCDTVCYYCACNKIITKNREHAEPYLANLFKEIQLQGALFDSKRVVNQLHWGGGTPTFLDYGQMHRLMAAARQHFNLKEDDTGEYSIEIDPRATDDKTISQLRELGFNRISLGVQDFDPAVQQAVNRIQSEAQTFAVLEAARKEGFRSTSIDLIYGLPLQTVTSFSVTLDKILSVSPDRFSIFNYAHLPARFKTQRQINEKDMPSAEVKLDILQMIIRRLLEAGYVYIGMDHFAKPDDELAIAQRENKLYRNFQGYSTHSDCDLIGLGITSIGRVADSYVQNVKELAAYNVLISKGELPVFKGFVLNAEDQLRRAVITQLICHFSLSFSDIERIYNIDFKHYFSSELSALKIMRDDGLLVMNDDGIQVLAVGRLLIRNICMIFDAYLKSNTEQFSKVI
- a CDS encoding SemiSWEET transporter, which gives rise to MTITPKIIGYVAGTLTTISFLPQAIMTLKTRDTESLSLGMYATFTIGVLLWLVYGIYLDDVAIIYANAITLILASSILCIKVYNTLMHKTGRVSSNEQ